A genomic region of Elephas maximus indicus isolate mEleMax1 chromosome 10, mEleMax1 primary haplotype, whole genome shotgun sequence contains the following coding sequences:
- the LOC126083596 gene encoding olfactory receptor 11G2-like: MNISGSGSYTESVSEFILLGFPCSRKIQIVLFTVFSIIYLLTLMGNGAIICAVCWDQHLHTPMYILLGNFAFLEIWYVNSTVPNTLINFLSETKAISFIGCFLQLYFFFSMGSTECFFLSAMAFDRYFAICRPLHYATIMTGPHCFNLVISCWVCGFLWYLVPVILISQLPFCGSNIIDHFVCDSGPLLTLSCAPAPMSRLASYTLSSLIILLSFLFILISYVLVLLAVFRLPSASSQHKAFSTCGSHLAVVLLFYGTIMVMHVSPGSNHSTLMPKIMTLFYAMVTPLFNPLIYSLRNKEMKNALWKFLEMFTMSLKVFGSRARRSME; this comes from the coding sequence ATGAACATCTCTGGGTCAGGATCCTACACCGAGTCAGTGAGTGAATTTATCCTTCTGGGCTTTCCCTGCAGCCGGAAGATTCAGATTGTCTTATTCACAGTCTTCTCCATTATCTACCTCCTGACTCTCATGGGAAACGGAGCCATTATCTGCGCTGTGTGTTGGGATCAGcatctccacacccccatgtacatCCTGCTAGGCAATTTTGCATTCCTGGAGATCTGGTATGTCAACTCCACAGTCCCAAACACTTTGATCAACTTCCTCTCTGAGACCAAGGCCATATCTTTTATTGGTTGCTTcctccagttgtattttttcttttccatgggCTCCACTGagtgcttttttctttctgcaatGGCTTTTGATCGATATTTTGCCATCTGTCGTCCTCTCCATTATGCCACAATTATGACTGGACCACATTGTTTCAACCTTGTGATTTCCTGTTGGGTATGTGGCTTTCTCTGGTACCTGGTGCCTGTTATTCTCATTTCCCAGCTGCCTTTCTGTGGCTCTAATATAATTGACCACTTTGTATGTGACTCAGGCCCATTGCTGACCCTTTCATGTGCTCCTGCCCCCATGTCCAGGCTTGCCAGCTACACCCTAAGCTCCCTCATTATCCTCCTTAGCTTCCTTTTCATCCTCATTTCCTATGTTCTCGTTCTACTTGCTGTGTTTCGTTTACCCTCAGCGTCCAGTCAGCATAAGGCCTTTTCAACCTGTGGGTCCCACCTGGCTGTGGTACTGCTATTCTATGGTACCATCATGGTGATGCATGTGAGCCCTGGATCTAACCACTCCACCTTGATGCCTAAGATCATGACCTTGTTTTATGCAATGGTAACTCCACTCTTCAACCCCCTGATTTACAGTCTTAGGAATAAGGAGATGAAAAATGCTCTATGGAAATTTCTGGAGATGTTTACAATGTCTTTAAAAGTCTTTGGCAGCAGGGCCAGGAGGAGTATGGAATAA
- the LOC126084515 gene encoding olfactory receptor 4Q3, translating to MKNGNDSKVSEFVLLGLSSSWELQLFLFSLFLMFYMAIVLGNLLIVVTVWADAHLFQSPMYYFLGHLSFIDLCLSCVTVPKMLGDFLRQGKTISFSGCLAQIYFLHFLGASEMFLLTVMAYDRYVAICNPLHYLTAMNRQLCLQLVFACWCGGFIHSNTQVVLVIQLPFCGPNKLDNFYCDVPQVIKLACMNSYVVEVLMVSNSGLLSLICFLVLLFSYAVILMTLRTRFCQGQSKALSTCASHLTVVSLIFVPCVFIYLRPFCSFSVDKVFAIFYTVITPMLNPLIYTLRNTDMKTAMQKLRKKACGILLLC from the coding sequence ATGAAAAATGGAAATGATTCGAAGGTGTCAGAATTTGTTCTCCTGGGTCTATCATCCTCTTGGGAACTGCAACTATTTCTCTTCTCACTATTTCTGATGTTTTACATGGCTATTGTCCTGGGAAATCTCTTGATAGTGGTGACAGTGTGGGCTGATGCCCACCTGTTCCAATCTCCCATGTACTATTTTTTGGGCCATCTCTCCTTCATTGACTTATGTCTGAGCTGTGTTACTGTGCCTAAGATGTTAGGAGATTTCCTAAGACAGGGCAAAACCATCTCTTTTTCAGGGTGCCTGGCCCAGATCTACTTCCTCCACTTTCTGGGAGCCAGCGAGATGTTTCTGCTGACAGTCATGGCCTATGATAGGTATGTTGCCATCTGTAATCCTTTGCACTACCTGACTGCCATGAACCGCCAGCTATGCCTTCAGTTGGTTTTTGCTTGCTGGTGTGGTGGCTTCATCCATTCCAACACACAGGTAGTACTGGTCATCCAACTGCCCTTCTGTGGTCCCAATAAACTGGACAACTTCTACTGTGATGTCCCACAGGTCATCAAACTGGCCTGCATGAACAGCTACGTAGTAGAGGTGCTGATGGTCTCCAACAGTGGTTTGCTATCTCTCATCTGCTTCTTGGTCTTGTTATTCTCCTACGCTGTCATCCTGATGACCCTGAGGACTCGCTTCTGCCAGGGCCAGAGCAAGGCACTTTCTACCTGTGCCTCTCACCTAACAGTGGTCAGCCTGATCTTTGTGCCATGTGTATTCATCTACTTGAGACCTTTCTGCAGCTTCTCCGTGGATAAGGTATTTGCTATATTTTATACAGTGATCACACCTATGTTGAACCCCCTCATCTACACACTTAGAAATACTGATATGAAAACAGCTATGCAGAAGCTGAGAAAAAAAGCATGTGGCATTCTGCTGCTTTGTTGA